In Herpetosiphonaceae bacterium, one genomic interval encodes:
- a CDS encoding prolyl oligopeptidase family serine peptidase — protein sequence MKLETWNLELETRKGARKSMDLNEIQQKRVVYQIAGMEQDAARKNVVYKRVDGLELRLDVYAPPGGSHEASRPAVLLVHGDLPPEAILGTKDGGPFVSLAQLIAASGVVAVTFDHRSTEQFTKMDAVIADIDDLLQFVRGHGPELGIDPNRLCAWSFSAGVPYGVYVALQHPEAIRCIVAYYGPLDLQPLYGHIPPQVTQDMLRSCSPLAQIEQAVTIPPLLVVRAGQDQPWLNQTIDRFVQQALARNLPVDLMSHPEGPHAFDILDDSQRSRTILRRTLDFILDHMDSEGSTGIE from the coding sequence TTGAAACTCGAAACCTGGAACCTGGAACTCGAAACTCGAAAAGGGGCGCGCAAGTCGATGGATCTGAACGAAATACAGCAGAAGCGCGTGGTGTATCAGATCGCAGGTATGGAGCAGGACGCGGCGCGGAAGAACGTCGTGTATAAGCGTGTGGACGGGCTGGAGCTGCGGCTGGATGTGTACGCGCCGCCGGGCGGCTCGCACGAAGCGTCCCGGCCAGCGGTGCTGCTGGTGCATGGCGACCTGCCGCCGGAGGCGATCCTGGGAACCAAAGACGGCGGCCCGTTTGTCTCGCTGGCGCAGTTGATCGCGGCGTCCGGCGTGGTTGCGGTCACGTTCGATCATCGCTCCACCGAGCAATTCACGAAGATGGATGCGGTCATCGCCGACATCGACGATCTGCTGCAGTTTGTACGCGGCCACGGCCCGGAGCTGGGTATCGATCCCAATCGGCTGTGCGCGTGGTCGTTTTCGGCGGGCGTGCCCTATGGCGTCTACGTCGCTCTGCAACACCCCGAAGCGATCCGCTGCATCGTCGCCTACTACGGGCCGCTGGATCTACAGCCGCTGTACGGTCATATTCCGCCGCAGGTAACGCAAGACATGCTGCGGTCGTGCTCGCCGCTGGCGCAGATCGAGCAGGCGGTAACGATACCGCCGCTGCTGGTCGTGCGCGCGGGCCAGGATCAGCCGTGGCTAAACCAGACCATCGACCGCTTCGTGCAGCAGGCGCTCGCGCGTAATCTGCCGGTCGATCTGATGAGCCATCCCGAAGGCCCGCACGCCTTCGATATTCTGGACGACAGCCAGCGCTCGCGCACGATCCTTCGCCGCACGCTCGATTTCATCCTCGATCATATGGATAGTGAGGGAAGCACAGGGATTGAGTAG
- a CDS encoding alpha/beta fold hydrolase codes for MIERALLTPALDQIRLKQAQPRVSSYKEAELLDHNSPAPLVIVALVILTLILVGCTSSVPRAEAPTSSERPVALASSSASTAPTSEAATQSAVNDTAAPIIVTPTPDNWNYEEMLRLFDYDQQAPLDLQEKSSKESAGVMVHDISYASPKGGRVTGYLLVPPGSGPFAGVIMQHGLPGSRDSMRSYAEEIAKSGAVALLIDAPFARRQNGQPARGFITFTEQDRDEQIQYMIDLRRGVDVLSSRDDVDPNRIGYIGYSYGAAMGGLLAGIEKRIKAYVLMAGDGGLVEHYEIPTAGNDISGEVSEAKFERWKTAMRPIEPIRFVAHAAPSALLYQNARSDGMVSQEAARRYHEAGSEPKEIKWYNTGHGLNSQAFRDQVEFLHTYIGIDPQKFKW; via the coding sequence ATGATTGAAAGAGCGCTGCTCACTCCGGCGCTCGATCAGATCCGCCTGAAGCAGGCCCAACCTCGTGTATCCTCGTATAAGGAGGCTGAATTGCTCGACCACAACTCACCCGCTCCGCTGGTCATCGTCGCTCTTGTGATCCTCACGCTGATTCTGGTTGGTTGTACTTCCTCCGTCCCGCGCGCGGAGGCTCCCACATCGTCGGAGCGGCCCGTGGCCCTGGCAAGCTCATCGGCGTCGACCGCCCCAACGTCCGAGGCCGCAACGCAGAGCGCTGTGAATGATACCGCAGCCCCAATCATCGTCACGCCCACGCCCGATAACTGGAACTACGAAGAGATGCTGCGGCTGTTCGACTACGATCAGCAAGCGCCGCTTGATCTTCAGGAGAAGAGCAGCAAAGAATCGGCGGGCGTGATGGTCCACGATATTTCCTACGCCAGTCCTAAGGGCGGTCGGGTGACAGGCTACCTGCTCGTGCCGCCGGGTTCGGGGCCGTTTGCCGGTGTGATCATGCAGCATGGGCTGCCCGGCAGCCGCGACTCGATGCGGAGCTATGCCGAGGAGATCGCCAAGAGCGGCGCGGTGGCGCTGCTGATCGACGCGCCCTTTGCTCGCCGTCAGAATGGACAGCCCGCGCGCGGCTTTATCACCTTTACGGAGCAGGATCGCGATGAGCAGATCCAGTACATGATCGATCTGCGGCGCGGCGTCGATGTGCTCTCGTCACGCGATGATGTCGATCCCAACCGGATCGGATATATCGGCTATAGCTACGGCGCGGCGATGGGCGGCCTGCTGGCGGGCATCGAGAAGCGGATTAAGGCGTATGTGCTGATGGCTGGCGACGGCGGATTAGTCGAGCATTATGAGATTCCGACTGCCGGGAACGATATTTCAGGCGAAGTGTCTGAGGCTAAGTTTGAGCGCTGGAAAACAGCCATGCGACCGATCGAGCCGATCCGCTTCGTGGCCCATGCCGCTCCCTCGGCGCTGCTCTACCAGAACGCGCGCAGCGACGGGATGGTATCGCAGGAGGCTGCGCGGCGCTACCACGAGGCGGGCAGCGAGCCGAAGGAGATCAAATGGTACAACACTGGTCACGGCCTGAATAGCCAGGCGTTCCGCGATCAGGTCGAATTTCTGCATACGTACATCGGGATTGATCCGCAGAAGTTCAAGTGGTGA